Genomic window (Alnus glutinosa chromosome 9, dhAlnGlut1.1, whole genome shotgun sequence):
GAGAgcattggaaatgattggatcgGAGCTGCTGAAGCGAAGCACCGCCACGATGTTTGGAATTTGAGGTGGTCGATCATGAAGAGGCCTAGGGAACACCACATTTGGATGTGGAGGTCTAGGAAACAACTCCACATAGAGGCTAGGAATTTTAGGAGAGCTAGGAATCTGCTGTGGAAGGCAAAACATAGAGGCGACACGCGTCATGACGGCGTGTACGTTACCCGGTGGTGGGGGTAGATGACAGATGGATTCAAGGCGGAGGAAGGTGGGGGAAGAAGGCATGCCCCGGGCAAAGAAAATGAGAACACAGTGAATTTGGCTTTCAAGTTtaaagttttggaaaaaaaaaaaagaaaagaaagaaaaaggaattccTCCCCAGTCGGCTCACTAAAGTAAAAAACAGAATCTCAAAAGAAAAGtttatggagagagagagaaacatatTTTATTGTACTTCCTTGAAAGGTAATAACTTCATGACAAAATCTGTCTGAGTTGTAGCAATTAACTCTTCATATATAAAGGAAACAACTCGCATAAATAGGAGTATCAAAccctataaataaaaaaaattaaaaagtaaaaaaaaaaaaaaaaaaaaaaaaaactataagggGGCATTGGTCAAAATTATCGAGTTCTTTGCCCTTTTACCACCAGACCAGACAGATTTTGTCCATGGGATTTCCATTATTCCTCGCAGGAACAACACATGCATCCATATTCTTTCAAGGGACCAACAAAAACGTACAATGAATTTCTGTTTCTTGCCACCAGCCATTAGAGTCATTTTAGGGTACGTATACTTCTCTGAGGAACATTCTGTCATCATTTAGCTAGTTAGAGACCTTTGatgttgatatatatacataatgcaTGCCCCGATCCACTTGATGAGGTGGCTTTATATTCTTTTGGCAGTATATAATTTTGAGAAGTTTTTCGACTGTCTCGTCACCACTTTAACCCACCACAGGGATCGATCGATCTGTTCGGCAGCCGGCAGGCGGCCGATATGTAGAAATCTATTTCGGTCATGAATTTGGTAATTACATTCTAGAAGATTAATTATGTGTCCTgctttttgattattttatagGTAATTTATCTGTGACTTCAATTGCACAAAagatcaaattaattaaataattgtttttatagtTATACATCACCTCAGCATAAAAGTTTTTGTAGTAGGACTAGGAGTACTCCAGGTTTTGTGTGGGATTTGAATTGCAAAAGAGTAATATAAATGTGACATTAATCTTAATATAAGAAATTCTAATGGTGACACTCCAAAAAGATAGTCTTACCTTAAGAGTTTGAATTGTCCACGTTAAGTAAGTAAATTAtgtataaagatactcatgagtgttaagtttttatatatatatattataagtaaTTCTAGTGAACTGTAATTGTAACTTAATTAATCATTTTGTAGTAATAACGCTAAATGTGACTGAcactttttctaattaattGTTACACCGAAAATGTTTTTAGTTGACATTCACAACACATGTGTAAAATGTTTTACATTTTTCATCTTTGTAAACCATTTTTCGCCGCTTTCCCAAGTAGACAATTGTACGTGAGAAGGACGTCCCATAAGGAGACTAGCTACCTATCTGAGTTAGTCTTTGGCTGCCTGAACACTTGCTCGAGGAAGTAAGCCCTACAACTCTACAAGGGTACGTACTTTCTCAATTACCTGCTCAAATTGCAAGTAATATGGGCCAGCAATTGACACTCGAAGGTCCTAACTCCGTTCTCACACAATTTCTAGCTTCTTCTGCTATTTCTCTTTGTCGTCTCTCTTTTTCTCGCAGCTTCTtagattatataaaaatatcaaaaatatttagagatttTCAATTCATACGATCCAAATGCTAAAAGATTTGACCCATGACCAAACGGGTTTATTAATCCTGTATATAGCATTAAGTtttcaaaatcttttaaaaaggTCTTATGTTGTATATATTGGAGTAATTTCTACTTTTCCTTATGAATTGAAAGCTTTGAATAAATTTTCGGCCAATCAGCAATCGAGACTATGGATGATTTGGACCGACTGAGCATGCGCCACGTGCAATTTTgccatcattattttttatttttataccttAAGATACACGTGTGGCTTgcatgaatgagagagagagagagagagagattatgtGAAGTTGAAGCAAATACCTTGGCTTGGTTAGAAAACAAAGTTttcgtatatattttttttgatgagtaccaTGTGAGCGATCGAAGAGATTTGTAATAGAAAAAGACAAAGCTTACGGTGTCATGGAGTCAAAGACAAGACgacaacctctctctctctctctctctctctctctcacacacacacacacacacaaacacacactctgtctctctctctctctctctctcacaggtCCCCCTCCAAACCGTTTTCTACTCAGACCCATCAACCAAtccctctgtctctctctctctctctctctcttccctatattcTAAGCAAACCCCACAACCATCAATGTCATCATGATCATTTTTCCCACTTCATGAAGCctcctcctctcctctctcccTCTGTAGCGCTCTTTCTCTATAAAGTATTCACTGACCTACACCAACCCAGTTGGGAGATAAATTAAAGTACTGCCACTACCCATACCAAGGATATCTCATCCACAGCCTCTCAAAATGAGGAAGCCAGCTGAGCCCTCGGCAGCAGCCGGGACCAACAACAAGCTTCGGAAGGGCTTGTGGTCGCCAGAAGAGGACGACAAGCTCATGAGTTACATGCTCAACAATGGACAAGGTTGTTGGAGTGATGTCGCTAGAAATGCCGGCTTGCAGAGGTGTGGGAAGAGCTGTCGCCTTCGTTGGATTAATTACTTGAGGCCTGACCTCAAGCGAGGTGCCTTCTCGCCCCAAGAAGAAGCCCTCATCATCCATTTGCACTCCCTTCTTGGCAACAGGTTCTTTCTCCATCCATCTCTTCAACCATTTCTCTCATCGGTAGAGTACTGCTTCAAAAACCATCATTTTTAACGGCCCTTTTCTTAGCCTTTAAGCCAAAACATTTACAGCTTTATTGAAACTCTCACATAAgtattgtaggataaaaatatggttatAGAAGCAATTGATGTCGGGGCTTCCACCCCTCTTTGTATTAATGAAGTtttatatgacaaaaaaaaaaaaaaaaaacacaattttttataacttttaatATTGACCAACTGGTTTCtaaacaatttatttatatCAATTTTCTAACCTTTTGTATGCAAGAGGTGGagaaaaatacaagcttatagTACTGCTGAACATGTGATGGCATTATGAGCCTAGCTtctttctgtgctatatgcatatgcatggtataaatataattaacatgGCAATTATTTTACTGGTATGTAAAAATACAAGCGCATATTGCTTAATGCCACTTAACCGAATCATTCTTATCATGAAAACTTCTTAAACCTgacaaaaaaatatcattagTTCAAGGAAAGGAAAGTACAAACAAGCAGACAAAAAAGCTCATAACCACTCTATGTTCTAGATATCATCATCCAACCTGACCCAGAAGTTGATATTAGCCATCGACTATGACCAATGTAATTAATTTGTACATTCTCTTGATGAAAGCTTAAGATTTATATATGCATACACTTGCACATACCATGTACatacatacacacatatataaataacatCGGGGTGAAACTATATATACCCCCAAGCCTCGATGTGTTCttcaagctcttttttttttttaaaaaaaattatacttttatttattttttctaacccCACACCTAAAATTCTAGTTCCGCGTTCGGTCTATATATTTACTTGTGTGGATGTACACACGTATaatatttgttcattttttctGTACGGATGTATTTGATTCAAGGGCTGATATTTCAGCTTTTCTGCTTTTTCAAGGGGTGATAGTttggataataaaacattactTTTGGAGAATTAATTAAAGCTGAAAATGACATTGGTCCTCCGATGTCTACAGCTGCTCTTTGAGTTGAAGATACTCCAAAACCTATCTAACATGTTTTAGGAATATTCAAGCTTTCATGAAAAACATGCATTTAGAAAACATATATGGACAATATAATTAATCAAATCTTCCTACCTACATGACAAGTAgtcttcatatatataataaatataacgTACTTTGCTTTTTAAATACTCCTTGTGATCAAGGACAACAATATAATTGACTTAAAAGAAAACCGGCACCCTTGGTGTCCATATCTGCCTTGAAAACACTCCTCTCAcccttttgttttattaaattggCATACAAATTATGCATACAGAAAAGATTCATCCCCATATAGAACGCATGCATCCACATCACTTTAGCATGTAAAATTGACACTTCGTTGTGTTTCTATTTCGAAGGTGGTCTCAAATTGCATCACGCTTGCCAGGACGCACGGACAACGAGATAAAGAACTTCTGGAACTCAACAATAAAGAAAAGGATAAAGAACTTGTCATCCACACCCTCGCCAAACACAAGCGACGTCTCATCATCGCCTAAAGATGTTATGGGGGGACTCATTTCCATCCAAGAACATGGCAGCAGCATCATGCCCATGTACATGGATTCATCATCTTCCATGCAGAATATGACCCTGAACAACCACCACATGATCGAATATCCATCGCATGTGCTCGAGCATGGCCTGAACATGCCAAGCGGATATCTTAATGCAGTACCCCAATACATGACTCACCAAATTGGTGTATGCGGAGATAGTTTTCATGGGGGAAATGGTGTGTTTGGCTTAGACGGGGACCTGTTTGTTCCTCCTTTAGAGAGTGTGTGCattgaagaagaagcaaaaagtaCTGAAAACGCATACAAGAAGGCAATGATCAATAATAACAGATCGACAGAAAACTTAGCTCGGGTTGGAAATTATTGGGAAGTAGAAGAGCTTAGAATGGGGGAATGGGATTTGGAGGAGTTGATGAACGATGTTCCCTCCTTTCCTTTACTTGGATTTCCAAGTTCAGTCATCAACTGAGACCCCCAcaacattttcctttttctcttttgatatttgtatattttttttttatgtgaaacCCCTAGCCGTACGTTCCTTTCATAGAGTTAACTCCCCAATATCCAAAGTCTTCttaggaaaagtaaaaaaaaaatcattgtttatatGTAACAAACTACCCTATAGCTTTTGTTTGCCTGGCCTTTACAAATGAGTTCCTGGCCTTTTGCTGTACTGTATAATGGAAGGGTCTGAAATAAAGGGCACACTTTAAGATGTATGTACGTATATATTCATGACCATGAATTCGATcttgtacatatatatgtacCTTATATAATTGTGCTGTTAGCTACGAATTTGGTCATTTTCTGAGCATTTGGGTATCTGTAATAATATTCCTCTCTCTTTGGGGTCATTTACAGAGATGTGGTTGCAGATGATCAGCacagctaatatatatatatatacgaaacCCACCAAGCAGACAAcccattttcttaaaaatttctGTGAGTTTGGGACATGGAACTAATTAACAAAATCCCAATCCATACTAAAAGTAGATTTTGGTGCTTTTTGGGTCAaagttggtatatatatataagacgtACGTACGTAGTATTATGATCGATGTAGAGAAATATATATGTGGGGGGGGACTGAGAAAGTTGTTATGAGTGGAAGATAAGTAGGATGTACTACAAATTGATGAAAATGGGAAGATTCTCTGTCTTTGTCTCAGCCTCTCATTTCTTtcgatctctctctttctctctctccaagcAGAGTGCATGTGGGATCATTTTTCTTCTAATGGGGTTTAATCATTTAGTTGAGACGTCCACTTGGAACCCAATTCACCATTAAAGAACATTTAGTCAGCTTGCTCTCATTGCAAGATCTTTAATTCCCCACccattattttattagttaGTTAGGCCATGTGGTTGGAATTAGGCAGTAACTAAAACTCTAAGCCTTtcattgctatatatatatatatatatgcctaaaGATTCCAAATATGTTGTCACCAGCCTCCATTATTCTATTTGAAAAATAAGCGTGCAATGAGAAATTATAGGCCATGCTAATGAAAACCTTGCTCATTAAGTGAATATAAAGCAATCTTGGAAAATGACCGGCCtcgatcaatatatatatagttaggacaaaaaatatttaaagtatatattaaaGCTTTTATTACGTACAGCCTCACTTAATTAATTACTCTCTGAacaactaataattaattttcaatgtTCTCCTAtgctttaaaaattttcaattttttttttttttttgttgatttaaaCCGCTAGAATGTAAAATATTAATTCGTTTCTACGTAAGTACCCttataaaatttctaaaaatacaaCGATGCccttagtttaaaaaaaataaaagaataagaaaaaaaggaacaacctcttctcttttctttttcctttttatctaataaaaggtcattttagttatttttttgtttccttccataTGAATTAATGGAAAATCATAACAGATTAGATGGgtgattgaaaatttgaaataatggGCAGAAAGATCAAAACCcccaaattgaaaatttttaaaagtttaagaaaagcattaaaaaatggttaatatataattaagaggtaaatgaaaatttctcctaaatttaattaattgttttgagCACGTCCGCACGTAAGCGTAGGACTTTTTAGATATCAACTTAAGGAAAAAGTCtgaataaaaagaagaaaaaatgaaggaaaaagacAAGGCGAGGATTTTGGGTAGAATATTATTGGGAGATGAAGCAAGTGAAGTGAAGTGAAGCGAAGTGGCGTTGTAAATGATTTGCCTTTAGATTTTTGATGAGCGATAACTAACATTATATGCGAGGATTAATTATTCAACTTGGGAAATTGAAAGGTACGttgcttgttttttttgaaagcgAAATGCTGACCGATGATCACGTCTGATTTTTCTTGTGGTTGACATTTTTGACAAATCTAACGTCTTGGATTTGGACATTTCAATTGCTTTTGTCGTGAAGCTGTACACGGAATTGATTGATCCTATATTCCCCCATGCATGCATCTCTCTATGCTCTAAATTGGGCCGCCAATGCACTAAGCCCAAGGCCTCATCAACTTCACCcaaccccaccccaccccaccccaccccactcATATGAAGAGTCTCTTTCTAAATAGAGAAACGTTAGTtgtatgataataataatataaagtataTGTCAGGTTTATAGGACCTGCAAAGCGCTCGTATAATAGGCTGAAAGGGCGGAGCTTTTAAGAGGTTCCCATCTCCAGCATTGTCTTTGGAGATAGGAGTAACATTTCCCTTTGGCATGATAATTGGCATTCGGCATATAGTTTAATTGATACCTTTGGCTATAGAATTGTGTATGATGCTGGACACTCTATTGATCTTATGCTTTCATCTATTATTCAGATAAGGGATTGGTTCTGGCCTCATGCTAGATCGGAAACTATTGTCAATATTCAAATCCGATTGTCTGAAATTGAAATTGGTGAGACAGATCAACCGGTTTGAAATATCAAGAGTGGTATTTTTTTCTAGTGCCAAAACTTGTGAGAAGCTTAGGAATAAGAAACTGATGGTAGATTGGCATGAAATTGTCTGGTTTTCTGCTGCTATTCCTAGGCATACATTTATTCTATGGCTTgcttttcataattaatgctcTGTCTACTAAGGAGAAACTTTGCGGGTGGGATTATAGTGGGGACAGTTTGAGCCTCTCTTGTTATGTTAGCCATGAGACTCgtgattatttattctttaattgtaattttaatagaaaaatttgGAGGTCTCTTATAGTCGATTGTCAGATGATTGATTCCCCAGTCTCTTGGGATTCGATTGTTCAATAAAATATAGTGGCATGAAAGGTAAGCAGATGCAAGCTACTGCTATGAAATTTTGCTTTGCTAGTGCAATATATAATCTGTGGTTGAATAGAAATGCTCTACTGCATGGCTGGACCCCAAGGCTGAAGATGAAATTTTATCTAAGATTCGTTGGGAGGTT
Coding sequences:
- the LOC133877993 gene encoding transcription factor MYB46-like — its product is MRKPAEPSAAAGTNNKLRKGLWSPEEDDKLMSYMLNNGQGCWSDVARNAGLQRCGKSCRLRWINYLRPDLKRGAFSPQEEALIIHLHSLLGNRWSQIASRLPGRTDNEIKNFWNSTIKKRIKNLSSTPSPNTSDVSSSPKDVMGGLISIQEHGSSIMPMYMDSSSSMQNMTLNNHHMIEYPSHVLEHGLNMPSGYLNAVPQYMTHQIGVCGDSFHGGNGVFGLDGDLFVPPLESVCIEEEAKSTENAYKKAMINNNRSTENLARVGNYWEVEELRMGEWDLEELMNDVPSFPLLGFPSSVIN